The window ATGGATACGAGAACCGCAGAGCCGGCCACCGTCGGTGAAATGTTATTGGAAGAGTTCATGCTTCCTAAAGGGCTAAGTCTTGATGAACTGGCTGCTGACGTAGGCATCACGCTTCAACGTTTTGAGAGCATTTTGAGTAATGAGGGAGTGTTGAGCGACGAAGAGGCTAGGCTGCTGGGTGACTACCTCGGAACGGGCGGTGATTTCTGGCGGAGCTTACGTGATTCACACCTGCGCTGGCGGGAGCGTATGGCGAATGCTAATTAGTGCAATTTAGTGCAATCGGGCTGACCGTTAGTGCAACTTAATGCAATTTAGTGCAATTCGAGACCAGGTCTCGGGAAATAGTGCAATTTAGTGCAATTTTCTCAAAATCGGAGGCACGTTGACGATGTTTACAACCGCCTGCGGCGTTTTGTCACATCGCCGTGCCAAAGGGGGCCCCTTTGTAACCCGCGCCGCGG is drawn from Enterobacteriaceae bacterium Kacie_13 and contains these coding sequences:
- a CDS encoding addiction module antidote protein, HigA family — translated: MDTRTAEPATVGEMLLEEFMLPKGLSLDELAADVGITLQRFESILSNEGVLSDEEARLLGDYLGTGGDFWRSLRDSHLRWRERMANAN